The nucleotide sequence ATAATCTGATGTGGGAAGCTGAGCAAAATAAAATCGAATTAAATGAATCCATGATCAGTGAACGTGCCAGCGAAATAATTAAAGCTATGCAAGAAAGCCCTTGTGACTTCTTCGTGGTTTCTAATGAAACAGGCATGGGGATCATGCCCATCAATGCTCAGGCACGTCTATTCGGCGATTTAGCAGGGCGTTGTAATCAACTCTTTGCGAAGTCAGCCAGTCGAGCAATCCTTATGGTGAGTGGTTTAGCACTGGATTTAAAGGATGTTTAAAAGTCTAGAGATAAGGCCTCTGAATCAAAGCTTTGCGAATGCCGCAAAACAACGTTTAGATGAATTAGCAATTCCATTAGGCGCATTAGGCGACCTAGGTGACTTAGCCGTTAAACTAATGATTTCTCAAAAATCACTGACGCCAACGTTCAAGAACCGAGAACTCTATTTATGTGCAGCGGATCATGGTATAGCCTCTCAGGGCGTTAGCAAATACCCACAAATTACTGATAAAATCCTCGCTTGTGCGAGTCATAGTGGTGCGGTGATTAATGCTCTTTGTGAAACTCATAATTGCACTTTATCCTTGTTCGATTGTGGTTTAATCAATGAGCCAAAGACTGGCAGTGTCAAAATTTTCACTCGAGTAATTGCTCAAGGTGGCACAAAAGACTTTTCAATCGAACCAGCCATGAGTTCAGAACAATGTTTAAAGGCACTTGAAAATGGTATAGAGTTAGGGAAAACAAGTTCAAGCGACTTAATTCTGTTGGGGGAGATGGGGATAGGAAATACCAGTTCTGCGAGTGCGATTTACGCAAAGTTAGAAGGTTTACAAGCCATTGACTGTGTCGGCGCGGGTACCGGCTTAGATGATGAGGGTATCCAACATAAAGCAAAGTTAATTCAGCAAGGACTCGGTCGTTTTTCGATAGATGAATTAGCCGAGCCAGCCGCTGCTTTTGAAGTTTTGCGACAAGTAGGGGGCTTTGAATTAGCGACTCTTGTGGGAATCAGCCTTGGAGCAGCAAGTTGTGGTAAACTGATCCTACTCGACGGCTTTTTGTCTGCGGTAGTTGCGCTCCTCGCAAAGTCCTTCAACGCTCATGTGCTAGATTATATGATAGCGAGCCATCGCAGCCACGAAAAAGCCCATGAAGAGCTCTTAAAACTTTTAAATAAAAAACCTTTGCTCGATCTAAATATGCGACTAGGAGAAGGGAGTGGGGCAGTTTTAGCTTTGCCACTGATTGATAGCGTCTGTTCTATATTAGAGAATACCATGACCTTAAATGAGGCACTAGATGTTTAAGAGTTTTTTAATGGCTTTGTCTACGCTGACTTGCCTGCCGATTCCCTATCGTTTATATGAAAATGCCGATGCCAAAAGAAGCGCGGCTTTTTATCCTCTTATAGGCTTAGTTCTCGGACTTGTAGTAGCGGGCTTCGCGCTCTTACTAAATGAGCTGTTTTCGGCGAAGTTTAATGCTCTCATTATTCTATTTCTTACACAGGCTATCTCTAAAGCTTTTCACCTAGATGGATTAGCAGATTGCGCCGATGCTTTTTGGTCGAGCCGCTCGAAGGAAAGAAAACTAGAGATTATGAAAGATAGCCACATAGGAGTTATGGGCGCCCTCGCAATAGTCTTTATTCTATTGGCGAAGTATGTTTTTTATTAGCCTGCTTTAGCCAAAGACCACAATTGCTTTTTCTCAGTGTATTGCTGATGATCTTCTCGGGACGTTGCAGTTTGAGTTTTCACATGTTCTTAATTAAAGCAAAGAGTGAGGGCTTAGGCAATGCGTTTTGGAACCCTAAGTCAGCTTTTGTCGCCATCGGTTTTTACTTACTCACGGCCTTTGTTTTAGCCAGCTTTTCCATCCCACTAAAATTAACACTATCTACTTTAGTTATTGTTATTCTTAGCAACATTATTTGGGCTCGATACGTAAAAAAACACATTGACTACGGCTCTGGTGATACTTTAGGTGCCGCCTGTGAGTTAGGAGGATTAACGGCATTGATTAGTATCCATGAATTAGTACCACTTATATCCAGATTTATATAGGCAGAGAAAGAAATATGAAATTCATTAAAAAAATATTAATACGCCTAGGGAAATCAATCATTTCGATTGTTTTTGTACTAGCGATTTGTTTGGCTTCGATTTGGGCTTTTTTGCACAAGCCCTGGCTCAAAGCAGAAGCTAAGCATGAAACACAAGTCCAAGTTGATCCTGAACGAATGAAGGAGATTGTCAAACTATTTTCCGAGCGCTTTCATCCTCGATCTTACCGAGATCATGTGGCACTCTTGGCAACGGGGAAAACGATCCAAAAGCGTTTTGAGTCAACTCAAGGAAAAGTGGAAGTTCAAAAGTTTTCCGTCAGTATTGAAGAGAAGTCAAAAACGGTATCTAAAGAATATTTTAACGTATCCTGCCTTTTCGGTGAAGGTAAAGGCTCACGGATTATTGTGGGGGCTCATTATGATTCTCATGATATGACTCCCGGTGCCGATGATAATGCCTCGGGCGTAGCGGGACTTCTAGAATTAGCGTATTTACTTGATGCGGAAAAAGAGCTTAATTGTGAAATTGAATTAGTCGCTTACTCATTAGAAGAACCGCCATTTTTTGCCACAGGAGATATGGGTAGTGCTCATCATGCTCAGAAAATTTCGGATGAAAAAATTGATGTGAAGGCAGTCCTTATACTAGAGATGATTGGTTACTTTACCGAAGAAGCCAATTCTCAAGATTATCCAACACCCTTATTTAAATTGCTTTATCCCAGTGTGGGTAATTTTATTGCTATTGTGGGGAAATTGGATCAAGGCAAAATTACGGGTCAAGTAAAGCAATCTTTCATGACGGTAGAAAATTTAAAAGTGCAATCGATTAATGCTCCGGCACAAATCCCCGGGATAGATTTTTCTGATCATAGAAATTATTGGGCTAAAGGTTATCAGGCAGTCATGATTACTGATACGGCTTTTTATCGAAACAAAGAGTATCACACCGCGAATGATACTTGGGATCGCCTCAATTATGAGCAGATGGCCCTCGTCGTACAGGCAACTTTCAATACACTAATGAACCTCTCCAAACCAAATTCTGAAGAGCCAAAGAAATAAGTTAAAAACAAAAAAGCCCCTGATCAAATCAGAGGCTTTTTTTGTATCAGTGAACTAGAACTTATTTAACTTCGTTATAAGCCCATTCTAACCAAGGCATGAGAGCTTCAACATCAGAAGCCTCAACCGTAGCGCCACACCAGATACGCAGACCAGATGGCGCATCGCGGTAAGCGCCGATATCATAAGCAGCATCTTCATTAGCAAGAAGCTTAATCATAGCTTTGATTTTGTCAGCATCGAGGTCGAGTGTAAGACAAACGGAAGTCGTAGAGTTAGTCTCCTCAGATTTTGCGAGGAAGTCAATCCAGTCATGCTTAGCAACGAAGTCAGCAATGACTGCGGCATTAGCTTCTGAACGTTTAATTAAACCTGCTACACCACCTTCGCTTTCTGCCCAATTAAGTGCATCGACGTAGTCAGCCACTGCAAGCATTGAAGGTGTATTGATCGTTGCACCAGTAAAGATACCTTCGATAAGTGCTCCGCCTTTAGTCATACGGAAAATTTTAGGAAGAGGACGGCCAGCATCATAGCTTTCAAGACGCTCAACAGCACGTGGACTCAAAATGATCACACCATGACCACCTTCACTGCCGAGAACTTTCTGCCAAGAGTAAGTCACAACATCAAGTTTTTCCCAAGGCATGTCCATTGCGAAACACGCAGAAGTTGCATCGCAAATAGTTAAACCTTTACGGTCGTCAGCAATCCAGTCAGCATTATTAACGCGAACGCCAGAAGTCGTACCATTCCAAGTGAAAACAATATCGTGATCAGGGTTAGTTTGCGTGAGGTCAGGAAGTTCACCGTATTCAGCTTTAAACTGACGAACATCGGCAAGTTTGAGTTGTTTAACAATGTCAGTCATCCAGCCTTGGCCGAATGATTCCCAGAAACAAACATCTACAGGACGCTCACCGAGTGCTGACCAGAGAAACATCTCTACTGCGCCAGTATCAGAAGCAGGAACAATTCCCAAACGGTAACCTTCTGGAAGACCCAAAAGTTCTTTTGATTTATCAATAGCATATTTAAGAGTGCTTTTGCCGACTGCAGAACGGTGTGAACGACCGAGTGTATCGAGAGTCAATTTATCGACAGAATAACCGGGATGCTTAGCGCAAGGACCGGAAGAAAAGTTAGGACAGGCTGGTTTTACTGTTGGTTTATTCATATTAGCTTCCTTTAATTAATAACTATGATTTGCAATTTGAACGGTGATACGTGGATCAAACTGTTCTTGAAGAATGTTTTCAATCGCCATAAGTGTCCCAGTTGTTGAACTCGGACAAGAGCCACAGGCGCCTTGATAGCGAACGCTTAGGACCATTTCATCTGAAAGGTCAATGATGTCGAGTCCGCCACCATCCATGGCTAAGCC is from Lentisphaera profundi and encodes:
- the cobU gene encoding bifunctional adenosylcobinamide kinase/adenosylcobinamide-phosphate guanylyltransferase → MARITFITGGCRSGKSSKAEELCLASSTPHHYLATATAFDDGMKRRIEAHQLQRAEENWNNIEEPLDILKVIKSLKQGSVLVDCLTLWINNLMWEAEQNKIELNESMISERASEIIKAMQESPCDFFVVSNETGMGIMPINAQARLFGDLAGRCNQLFAKSASRAILMVSGLALDLKDV
- the cobT gene encoding nicotinate-nucleotide--dimethylbenzimidazole phosphoribosyltransferase, translating into MFKSLEIRPLNQSFANAAKQRLDELAIPLGALGDLGDLAVKLMISQKSLTPTFKNRELYLCAADHGIASQGVSKYPQITDKILACASHSGAVINALCETHNCTLSLFDCGLINEPKTGSVKIFTRVIAQGGTKDFSIEPAMSSEQCLKALENGIELGKTSSSDLILLGEMGIGNTSSASAIYAKLEGLQAIDCVGAGTGLDDEGIQHKAKLIQQGLGRFSIDELAEPAAAFEVLRQVGGFELATLVGISLGAASCGKLILLDGFLSAVVALLAKSFNAHVLDYMIASHRSHEKAHEELLKLLNKKPLLDLNMRLGEGSGAVLALPLIDSVCSILENTMTLNEALDV
- a CDS encoding adenosylcobinamide-GDP ribazoletransferase, yielding MFKSFLMALSTLTCLPIPYRLYENADAKRSAAFYPLIGLVLGLVVAGFALLLNELFSAKFNALIILFLTQAISKAFHLDGLADCADAFWSSRSKERKLEIMKDSHIGVMGALAIVFILLAKYVFY
- a CDS encoding adenosylcobinamide-GDP ribazoletransferase; this translates as MGEVCFLLACFSQRPQLLFLSVLLMIFSGRCSLSFHMFLIKAKSEGLGNAFWNPKSAFVAIGFYLLTAFVLASFSIPLKLTLSTLVIVILSNIIWARYVKKHIDYGSGDTLGAACELGGLTALISIHELVPLISRFI
- a CDS encoding M28 family peptidase translates to MKFIKKILIRLGKSIISIVFVLAICLASIWAFLHKPWLKAEAKHETQVQVDPERMKEIVKLFSERFHPRSYRDHVALLATGKTIQKRFESTQGKVEVQKFSVSIEEKSKTVSKEYFNVSCLFGEGKGSRIIVGAHYDSHDMTPGADDNASGVAGLLELAYLLDAEKELNCEIELVAYSLEEPPFFATGDMGSAHHAQKISDEKIDVKAVLILEMIGYFTEEANSQDYPTPLFKLLYPSVGNFIAIVGKLDQGKITGQVKQSFMTVENLKVQSINAPAQIPGIDFSDHRNYWAKGYQAVMITDTAFYRNKEYHTANDTWDRLNYEQMALVVQATFNTLMNLSKPNSEEPKK
- a CDS encoding phosphoserine transaminase, whose product is MNKPTVKPACPNFSSGPCAKHPGYSVDKLTLDTLGRSHRSAVGKSTLKYAIDKSKELLGLPEGYRLGIVPASDTGAVEMFLWSALGERPVDVCFWESFGQGWMTDIVKQLKLADVRQFKAEYGELPDLTQTNPDHDIVFTWNGTTSGVRVNNADWIADDRKGLTICDATSACFAMDMPWEKLDVVTYSWQKVLGSEGGHGVIILSPRAVERLESYDAGRPLPKIFRMTKGGALIEGIFTGATINTPSMLAVADYVDALNWAESEGGVAGLIKRSEANAAVIADFVAKHDWIDFLAKSEETNSTTSVCLTLDLDADKIKAMIKLLANEDAAYDIGAYRDAPSGLRIWCGATVEASDVEALMPWLEWAYNEVK